A part of Sander vitreus isolate 19-12246 chromosome 8, sanVit1, whole genome shotgun sequence genomic DNA contains:
- the incenp gene encoding inner centromere protein A isoform X1, which yields MNSIRSSVQSLMEMFYDKTQEFTSDIDNVHMVWLEEIQQEANRMFSRDFNAEPELMPKTPSQKKSSRRKRVSLAHQEENQARRRFSKGKRSNLRGSSVKSLNFIAEEETVPKASTSEANTTTQPKRTTRKNKQTKSEVAEDVSQSHGSCKTEEVQNKKPELVEEEEVDENYKENNAEDKTDSIRSAAKSPPAIPSPEVVVSISSSDRLSAEFAKKLQPSPGRTAAKIAIAGTAQSSRRSSVRCSLKLRHSLAGLRHSMTQESVRRASRRSMLKRKGARMGNSTCSSNIDEDSCMDSEEDREAVLDAVSADTEDNAAAEELKETLEIQINQSLRSSVGRITRSVAANSATLAPPSLFTTEQTVSTPNKKTVVGKHQTPQSGRSSRLSTKRKAPDTAEESPTKRHSPPKKSQSAMRPNMRSFLHTVQKNQMLMMAPNSLGRTAVIKSFIKHTTPLKVDPKLSVGIVSKERHKLEALKKKQEQEEERMKKMEEEKKRKQDELKRKRDERLRRVFEAKVKEEQREEEKKKKIEQKMANIDEKNDKRQADEKAKKKGPMKRQEELEQKRKLEEEAKRKKIQQAEEEKRQQELMAKKKTEEEEEQRIRKLAEARRALELKREQERELERERLAAAERERVEKEKALALQRELERAAREKERRELEEKRKVLEEKRRLEQQQRLAAEEKAAKEREAAAKKAANAQPPAGLNVTVDIEHSVMSTPVGKGGGLNVTVDIEQSPQSYSITPTGSKKPFMSKSAEDYGMDQNSDDSTDDESAPRKPIPSWAEGHNLQQIIMKQYFNPPDLDSFFGTIEPPKLENIFYKSKPRYFKRTSSAVWHSPPIGGK from the exons ATGAACTCCATACGATCATCTGTACAATCCCTCAtggaaatgttttatgataaaacaCAAGAATTCACCAGTGACATTGATAATGTCCACATGGTTTGGCTTGAGGAGATCCAACAAGAGGCCAACCGCATGTTCTCAAG AGATTTTAATGCTGAACCAGAATTGATGCCAAAAACGCCATCTCAGAAAAAGAGTAGTCGCAGGAAGCGTGTATCCTTGGCACATCAGGAAGaaaatcaagccagacgaag ATTTTCAAAGGGGAAGCGCAGTAACCTTCGTGGCTCCTCTGTCAAATCACTGAACTTCATTGCTGAAGAAGAGACAGTTCCCAAGGCTTCCACCTCTGAAGCCAACACCACCACACAACCTAAACGCACCACTcgtaaaaacaaacagacgAAGTCTGAGGTGGCTGAGGATGTGAGCCAGTCACATGGCAGCTGTAAAACTGAGGAGGTGCAGAACAAGAAGCCGGAGCTGgtagaggaggaagaggtggaCGAAAATTACAAGGAGAACAATGCAGAAGACAAGACGGACTCCATACGTAGCGCTGCCAAGTCTCCACCTGCGATACCTTCGCCCGAGGTTGTTGTCAGCATCTCTTCATCAGACCGATTGTCTGCTGAGTTTGCTAAAAAACTGCAGCCTTCTCCTGGCCGTACAGCTGCTAAGATTGCAATAGCCGGCACAGCTCAAAGCTCCCGGCGGAGCTCTGTACGGTGCTCCCTCAAGCTACGTCACTCGCTGGCCGGTCTGCGACACAGTATGACACAGGAGTCTGTTCGCCGCGCCTCACGCCGTTCCATGCTTAAGAGGAAGGGGGCTCGCATGGGCAACTCCACATGTAGCAGCAACATTGATG agGACTCTTGCATGGACTCTGAAGAGGATAGAGAGGC CGTGTTAGACGCTGTTAGTGCAGACACAGAGGATAATGCTGCAGCTGAAGAATTGAAGGAAACTCTAGAG ATCCAGATTAACCAGAGCTTACGGTCATCTGTTGGGCGCATTACTCGATCTGTGGCAGCAAACTCTGCTACACTTGCACCCCCATCATTGTTTACCACTGAACAAACAGTGAGCACTCCCAACAAGAAAACGG TCGTTGGAAAGCACCAGACTCCACAGTCAGGTCGCAG TTCACGCCTGAGTACCAAACGCAAAGCACCAGACACTGCAGAGGAAAGTCCCACAAAGAGGCACTCTCCTCCCAAGAAAAGTCAAAgt GCAATGAGACCAAACATGAGATCTTTTCTCCACACTGTGCAGAAGAATCAGATGCTAATGATGGCTCCAAATTCCCTCGGCCGGACTGCTGTTATCAAATCCTTCATTAAACACACCACTCCTCTAAAGGTTGATCCGAAG TTAAGCGTTGGTATAGTG TCAAAAGAGCGTCACAAACTGGAAGCACTTAAGAAGAAGCAGGAGCAAGAGGaggaaagaatgaaaaaaatggaggaggagaagaaaaggaagCAGGATGAACTTAAAAG gAAGAGGGATGAGAGGCTTAGAAGAGTGTTTGAGGCCAAAGTAAAAGaagagcagagggaggaggaaaagaaaaagaagattgAGCAAAAAATGGCTAATATTGATGAGAAAAATGATAAG CGTCAGGCAGACGAGAAGGCCAAGAAGAAGGGGCCCATGAAACGTCAAGAGGAGCTGGAGCAGAAGAGGAAGTTGGAAGAAGAGGCTAAAAGGAAGAAGATTCAGCAAGCA GAGGAAGAGAAGCGGCAGCAGGAGTTAATGGCCAAGAAGAAgaccgaggaggaggaggagcagcgaATTCGTAAGCTGGCTGAGGCTCGCCGAGCGCTGGAGCTGAAAAGAGAACAGGAGAGAGAGCTGGAGAGAGAGCGACTAGCTGCTGCTGAAAG GGAGCgagtggaaaaagaaaaagctctCGCTCTGCAACGGGAGTTGGAGAGAGCAGCgagggaaaaagagaggagagaactggaggagaaaagaaaggtGCTTGAGGAAAAAAGAAGACTG gagcagcagcagagattAGCTGCAGAAGAGAAAGCTGCCAAAGAGAGAGAAGCTGCTGCTAAAAAGGCTGCTAATGCACAG CCTCCTGCTGGCCTGAATGTGACTGTGGATATCGAG CACTCAGTAATGAGCACGCCTGTAGGAAAAGGTGGTGGCCTTAATGTGACCGTGGATATTGAg CAATCGCCACAATCATACTCTATCACGCCAACGGGCAGCAAAAAACCCTTTATGTCCAAAAGTGCAGAGGATTACGGGATGGACCAAAACAGTGACGACTCTACTGATGATGAGTCTGCCCCAAGGAAACCTATTCCATCCTGGGCCGAAG GTCACAATCTGCAGCAGATAATTATGAAGCAGTACTTCAACCCTCCTGATTTAGACTCTTTCTTCGGAACAATTGAACCACCAAAACTGGAAAACATCTTTTACAAGAGCAAGCCTCGCTATTTTAAACGCACCAGCTCTGCTGTGTGGCACTCTCCTCCAATTGGAGGCAAGTAA
- the incenp gene encoding inner centromere protein A isoform X2, whose product MNSIRSSVQSLMEMFYDKTQEFTSDIDNVHMVWLEEIQQEANRMFSRDFNAEPELMPKTPSQKKSSRRKRVSLAHQEENQARRRFSKGKRSNLRGSSVKSLNFIAEEETVPKASTSEANTTTQPKRTTRKNKQTKSEVAEDVSQSHGSCKTEEVQNKKPELVEEEEVDENYKENNAEDKTDSIRSAAKSPPAIPSPEVVVSISSSDRLSAEFAKKLQPSPGRTAAKIAIAGTAQSSRRSSVRCSLKLRHSLAGLRHSMTQESVRRASRRSMLKRKGARMGNSTCSSNIDEDSCMDSEEDREAVLDAVSADTEDNAAAEELKETLEIQINQSLRSSVGRITRSVAANSATLAPPSLFTTEQTVSTPNKKTVVGKHQTPQSGRSSRLSTKRKAPDTAEESPTKRHSPPKKSQSAMRPNMRSFLHTVQKNQMLMMAPNSLGRTAVIKSFIKHTTPLKVDPKSKERHKLEALKKKQEQEEERMKKMEEEKKRKQDELKRKRDERLRRVFEAKVKEEQREEEKKKKIEQKMANIDEKNDKRQADEKAKKKGPMKRQEELEQKRKLEEEAKRKKIQQAEEEKRQQELMAKKKTEEEEEQRIRKLAEARRALELKREQERELERERLAAAERERVEKEKALALQRELERAAREKERRELEEKRKVLEEKRRLEQQQRLAAEEKAAKEREAAAKKAANAQPPAGLNVTVDIEHSVMSTPVGKGGGLNVTVDIEQSPQSYSITPTGSKKPFMSKSAEDYGMDQNSDDSTDDESAPRKPIPSWAEGHNLQQIIMKQYFNPPDLDSFFGTIEPPKLENIFYKSKPRYFKRTSSAVWHSPPIGGK is encoded by the exons ATGAACTCCATACGATCATCTGTACAATCCCTCAtggaaatgttttatgataaaacaCAAGAATTCACCAGTGACATTGATAATGTCCACATGGTTTGGCTTGAGGAGATCCAACAAGAGGCCAACCGCATGTTCTCAAG AGATTTTAATGCTGAACCAGAATTGATGCCAAAAACGCCATCTCAGAAAAAGAGTAGTCGCAGGAAGCGTGTATCCTTGGCACATCAGGAAGaaaatcaagccagacgaag ATTTTCAAAGGGGAAGCGCAGTAACCTTCGTGGCTCCTCTGTCAAATCACTGAACTTCATTGCTGAAGAAGAGACAGTTCCCAAGGCTTCCACCTCTGAAGCCAACACCACCACACAACCTAAACGCACCACTcgtaaaaacaaacagacgAAGTCTGAGGTGGCTGAGGATGTGAGCCAGTCACATGGCAGCTGTAAAACTGAGGAGGTGCAGAACAAGAAGCCGGAGCTGgtagaggaggaagaggtggaCGAAAATTACAAGGAGAACAATGCAGAAGACAAGACGGACTCCATACGTAGCGCTGCCAAGTCTCCACCTGCGATACCTTCGCCCGAGGTTGTTGTCAGCATCTCTTCATCAGACCGATTGTCTGCTGAGTTTGCTAAAAAACTGCAGCCTTCTCCTGGCCGTACAGCTGCTAAGATTGCAATAGCCGGCACAGCTCAAAGCTCCCGGCGGAGCTCTGTACGGTGCTCCCTCAAGCTACGTCACTCGCTGGCCGGTCTGCGACACAGTATGACACAGGAGTCTGTTCGCCGCGCCTCACGCCGTTCCATGCTTAAGAGGAAGGGGGCTCGCATGGGCAACTCCACATGTAGCAGCAACATTGATG agGACTCTTGCATGGACTCTGAAGAGGATAGAGAGGC CGTGTTAGACGCTGTTAGTGCAGACACAGAGGATAATGCTGCAGCTGAAGAATTGAAGGAAACTCTAGAG ATCCAGATTAACCAGAGCTTACGGTCATCTGTTGGGCGCATTACTCGATCTGTGGCAGCAAACTCTGCTACACTTGCACCCCCATCATTGTTTACCACTGAACAAACAGTGAGCACTCCCAACAAGAAAACGG TCGTTGGAAAGCACCAGACTCCACAGTCAGGTCGCAG TTCACGCCTGAGTACCAAACGCAAAGCACCAGACACTGCAGAGGAAAGTCCCACAAAGAGGCACTCTCCTCCCAAGAAAAGTCAAAgt GCAATGAGACCAAACATGAGATCTTTTCTCCACACTGTGCAGAAGAATCAGATGCTAATGATGGCTCCAAATTCCCTCGGCCGGACTGCTGTTATCAAATCCTTCATTAAACACACCACTCCTCTAAAGGTTGATCCGAAG TCAAAAGAGCGTCACAAACTGGAAGCACTTAAGAAGAAGCAGGAGCAAGAGGaggaaagaatgaaaaaaatggaggaggagaagaaaaggaagCAGGATGAACTTAAAAG gAAGAGGGATGAGAGGCTTAGAAGAGTGTTTGAGGCCAAAGTAAAAGaagagcagagggaggaggaaaagaaaaagaagattgAGCAAAAAATGGCTAATATTGATGAGAAAAATGATAAG CGTCAGGCAGACGAGAAGGCCAAGAAGAAGGGGCCCATGAAACGTCAAGAGGAGCTGGAGCAGAAGAGGAAGTTGGAAGAAGAGGCTAAAAGGAAGAAGATTCAGCAAGCA GAGGAAGAGAAGCGGCAGCAGGAGTTAATGGCCAAGAAGAAgaccgaggaggaggaggagcagcgaATTCGTAAGCTGGCTGAGGCTCGCCGAGCGCTGGAGCTGAAAAGAGAACAGGAGAGAGAGCTGGAGAGAGAGCGACTAGCTGCTGCTGAAAG GGAGCgagtggaaaaagaaaaagctctCGCTCTGCAACGGGAGTTGGAGAGAGCAGCgagggaaaaagagaggagagaactggaggagaaaagaaaggtGCTTGAGGAAAAAAGAAGACTG gagcagcagcagagattAGCTGCAGAAGAGAAAGCTGCCAAAGAGAGAGAAGCTGCTGCTAAAAAGGCTGCTAATGCACAG CCTCCTGCTGGCCTGAATGTGACTGTGGATATCGAG CACTCAGTAATGAGCACGCCTGTAGGAAAAGGTGGTGGCCTTAATGTGACCGTGGATATTGAg CAATCGCCACAATCATACTCTATCACGCCAACGGGCAGCAAAAAACCCTTTATGTCCAAAAGTGCAGAGGATTACGGGATGGACCAAAACAGTGACGACTCTACTGATGATGAGTCTGCCCCAAGGAAACCTATTCCATCCTGGGCCGAAG GTCACAATCTGCAGCAGATAATTATGAAGCAGTACTTCAACCCTCCTGATTTAGACTCTTTCTTCGGAACAATTGAACCACCAAAACTGGAAAACATCTTTTACAAGAGCAAGCCTCGCTATTTTAAACGCACCAGCTCTGCTGTGTGGCACTCTCCTCCAATTGGAGGCAAGTAA
- the fth1b gene encoding ferritin, heavy polypeptide 1b isoform X1 — protein MSSQIRQNFHQDCEAAINRQINLELYASYVYLSMAYYFDRDDKSLSNFVKFFHAQSKEEHEHAEKLMSLQNKRGGRIFLQDIRKPDRDEWGSSLEALECCLQLEKNVNQSLLDLQKMATEHNDPHLCDFIETHFLDEQVKSIKQLADWISNLRQMGAPQSAMAEYLFDKHTMADQGS, from the exons ATGAGTTCGCAAATCCGACAAAACTTTCACCAGGACTGCGAGGCTGCCATTAACAGACAGATAAATCTGGAGCTCTATGCCTCTTATGTTTATCTCTCTATG GCATACTATTTTGATAGGGATGATAAATCTCTATCAAATTTTGTAAAGTTCTTTCATGCACAGTCCAAAGAGGAGCACGAACATGCAGAGAAGTTGATGAGTCTGCAGAACAAGCGGGGAGGCAGAATTTTTCTGCAGGACATCAGG AAACCTGATAGAGATGAGTGGGGGAGCAGCCTGGAGGCTTTGGAGTGTTGCTTGCAGCTGGAGAAAAATGTAAACCAATCCCTGCTGGACCTGCAGAAAATGGCGACTGAACACAATGATCCCCAT ttgTGTGACTtcatagaaacacattttctggatGAGCAGGTCAAATCTATCAAACAGCTCGCTGACTGGATATCCAACCTGCGTCAGATGGGAGCCCCTCAGAGCGCCATGGCTGAGTACCTCTTTGACAAACACACCATGGCTGACCAAGGCAGTTAA
- the fth1b gene encoding ferritin, heavy polypeptide 1b isoform X2, protein MSSQIRQNFHQDCEAAINRQINLELYASYVYLSMFFHAQSKEEHEHAEKLMSLQNKRGGRIFLQDIRKPDRDEWGSSLEALECCLQLEKNVNQSLLDLQKMATEHNDPHLCDFIETHFLDEQVKSIKQLADWISNLRQMGAPQSAMAEYLFDKHTMADQGS, encoded by the exons ATGAGTTCGCAAATCCGACAAAACTTTCACCAGGACTGCGAGGCTGCCATTAACAGACAGATAAATCTGGAGCTCTATGCCTCTTATGTTTATCTCTCTATG TTCTTTCATGCACAGTCCAAAGAGGAGCACGAACATGCAGAGAAGTTGATGAGTCTGCAGAACAAGCGGGGAGGCAGAATTTTTCTGCAGGACATCAGG AAACCTGATAGAGATGAGTGGGGGAGCAGCCTGGAGGCTTTGGAGTGTTGCTTGCAGCTGGAGAAAAATGTAAACCAATCCCTGCTGGACCTGCAGAAAATGGCGACTGAACACAATGATCCCCAT ttgTGTGACTtcatagaaacacattttctggatGAGCAGGTCAAATCTATCAAACAGCTCGCTGACTGGATATCCAACCTGCGTCAGATGGGAGCCCCTCAGAGCGCCATGGCTGAGTACCTCTTTGACAAACACACCATGGCTGACCAAGGCAGTTAA
- the fth1b gene encoding ferritin, heavy polypeptide 1b isoform X3, whose translation MSSQIRQNFHQDCEAAINRQINLELYASYVYLSMSKEEHEHAEKLMSLQNKRGGRIFLQDIRKPDRDEWGSSLEALECCLQLEKNVNQSLLDLQKMATEHNDPHLCDFIETHFLDEQVKSIKQLADWISNLRQMGAPQSAMAEYLFDKHTMADQGS comes from the exons ATGAGTTCGCAAATCCGACAAAACTTTCACCAGGACTGCGAGGCTGCCATTAACAGACAGATAAATCTGGAGCTCTATGCCTCTTATGTTTATCTCTCTATG TCCAAAGAGGAGCACGAACATGCAGAGAAGTTGATGAGTCTGCAGAACAAGCGGGGAGGCAGAATTTTTCTGCAGGACATCAGG AAACCTGATAGAGATGAGTGGGGGAGCAGCCTGGAGGCTTTGGAGTGTTGCTTGCAGCTGGAGAAAAATGTAAACCAATCCCTGCTGGACCTGCAGAAAATGGCGACTGAACACAATGATCCCCAT ttgTGTGACTtcatagaaacacattttctggatGAGCAGGTCAAATCTATCAAACAGCTCGCTGACTGGATATCCAACCTGCGTCAGATGGGAGCCCCTCAGAGCGCCATGGCTGAGTACCTCTTTGACAAACACACCATGGCTGACCAAGGCAGTTAA
- the best1 gene encoding bestrophin-4: MTVTYSRRVADAGLGTFFHLLLRWKGSIYKLLYRELIIFTLLYYFFSIVYRFVLNDDQKRLFEKLSIYCDRYAELIPVSFVLGFYVTLVVSRWWGQFENVPWPDRLAALVGGHVRGADEASRLTRRTLMRYANLSGVLIYRSVSTAVYKRFPTMEHVVHAGLMTSEELRHLEDLRSPHNKFWVPCMWFVSLALRARTEGRINNDVALTAILTELNSLRAKCMKLYGYDWISLPLVYTQVATVAVYSFFLACLIGRQFLDPAQGYSGHDLDFYLPVFTLLQFFFYVGWLKVAEQLINPFGEDDDDFETNWLVDRNLQVSLLSVDEMYDSLPLVERDMYWNESEPQPPYTAASAEHRKPSFMGSALDISVPKDEMEFQSNLEQIKEHEEANYSTPLLGGLGRLLGVQSPNFPRSSRVSLLRRRPGAPQSRFPLYLHPEGPLTQSQGRQPLNHERDPDYAFSTMPLYERPGFYSCPQTPIHCVPPAMPRPRPARRTQNEWDRSCSSLAPPIVGSQLLPPDTPNHVPPPPSSAFPWLSADGEVSSATTFSFPDPPPELCPISKLRPGHGLLSRRPPPPRLNLDTLPSADSQPGPLSARVVGSGGERVFSFTPPSRTAAANPGNPNNSSGSINATSTNSAGTMGSLCNGTSHTNFSNHGNFSTNMRASNGGTNGGLSNNMNTVSTSASSQQETNQQHSPNDSGISLAEGDLLGVLVDGGVNKVGGGREQD, encoded by the exons ATGACAGTAACGTACTCTCGCAGGGTTGCTGATGCAGGTCTCGGGACTTTCTTTCACCTGCTTCTGCGATGGAAGGGCAGCATCTATAAACTGCTCTACAGAGAgctcatcatcttcactcttctctactacttcttcAGTATTGTTTATAG gttTGTGTTAAATGATGACCAGAAAAGGCTGTTTGAGAAACTGTCAATATACTGTGACCGCTATGCAGAGCTCATCCCCGTGTCGTTTGTGCTGG GTTTCTATGTCACCTTGGTCGTGTCCCGTTGGTGGGGCCAGTTTGAGAATGTCCCCTGGCCGGACCGCTTGGCAGCATTAGTGGGTGGTCATGTTCGTGGAGCTGACGAGGCCTCCAGGCTGACCCGACGAACTCTGATGCGATACGCCAACCTCTCTGGTGTGCTCATATACCGCTCTGTCAGCACAGCTGTCTACAAGAGGTTTCCCACCATGGAGCATGTGGTGCATGCAG GTTTGATGACGTCAGAAGAGCTGAGGCACCTGGAGGACTTGCGCTCTCCTCACAACAAGTTCTGGGTTCCATGCATGTGGTTCGTCAGCCTGGCTCTGAGGGCTCGGACTGAGGGTCGCATCAACAACGACGTGGCACTCACAGCTATTCTCACT GAGTTGAATAGTTTACGGGCAAAGTGTATGAAGCTGTATGGTTACGACTGGATCAGCCTGCCTCTTGTCTATACTCAG GTGGCAACAGTGGCGGTCTACAGCTTCTTCCTGGCTTGTCTGATTGGTCGTCAGTTCTTGGATCCAGCTCAGGGTTACTCTGGTCACGATCTGGACTTCTACCTGCCTGTTTTCACCCTGCTGCAGTTTTTCTTCTATGTTGGTTGGCTGAAG GTGGCTGAGCAACTCATTAATCCTTTtggtgaagatgatgatgacttTGAAACCAACTGGCTCGTTGATCGCAATTTACAG GTGTCCTTGTTGTCTGTGGATGAGATGTACGACAGCCTGCCGCTGGTTGAGAGGGATATGTACTGGAATGAGTCTGAACCTCAGCCTCCCTACACTGCTGCCAGTGCTGAACACCGCAAACCCTCCTTCATGGGATCAGCCCTGGATATCAG TGTTCCAAAGGATGAGATGGAGTTTCAGTCCAATCTGGAGCAAATCAAGGAACATGAGGAAGCAAACTACTCCACCCCGCTGCTCGGAGGGCTAGGTCGTCTCCTCGGTGTCCAGTCCCCTAACTTTCCTCGCTCTTCCCGGGTCTCTCTGCTGCGCCGCCGCCCTGGAGCTCCACAAAGCCGCTTCCCTCTTTACCTGCACCCAGAAGGGCCATTAACTCAGAGTCAAGGCCGCCAGCCTTTGAACCACGAGCGAGATCCAGACTATGCCTTCTCCACCATGCCCTTGTATGAGAGACCGGGTTTCTACAGCTGTCCACAAACACCCATCCACTGCGTGCCCCCTGCGATGCCCCGCCCTCGACCTGCCCGGCGAACTCAGAATGAGTGGGACCGCAGCTGCAGCTCCCTCGCTCCCCCAATAGTGGGCTCACAGCTGCTGCCTCCCGACACCCCTAACCACGTCCCTCCACCGCCGTCCTCTGCTTTCCCCTGGCTGAGTGCGGATGGCGAGGTGTCGAGTGCCACTACCTTTTCCTTCCCTGACCCACCACCTGAACTCTGCCCAATATCCAAACTGAGACCTGGACATGGCCTGCTGTCCCGCCGCCCTCCACCTCCCCGTCTTAATCTGGACACCCTCCCCTCAGCTGACAGCCAGCCTGGACCCCTAAGTGCTAGAGTGGTAGGAAGCGGAGGAGAAAGGGTGTTCTCGtttactcctccctctcgcACAGCGGCAGCAAATCCCGGTAATCCAAACAACAGCTCTGGCAGCATTAATGCAACAAGCACCAACAGTGCTGGCACGATGGGAAGTCTCTGCAACGGTACAAGTCACACTAATTTTAGTAACCATGGGAACTTCAGCACCAACATGAGGGCAAGCAACGGGGGCACCAACGGCGGGCTGAGCAACAACATGAACACAGTTTCCACTTCAGCATCATCGCAGCAAGAAACCAATCAGCAACACTCACCCAATGATTCAGGAATCTCATTGGCTGAAGGGGACCTGCTAGGTGTTTTGGTAGATGGTGGGGTGAACAAggtgggaggagggagggagcagGACTGA